A single genomic interval of Juglans regia cultivar Chandler chromosome 1, Walnut 2.0, whole genome shotgun sequence harbors:
- the LOC109013326 gene encoding epoxide hydrolase A-like yields MEKIQHSQVQVRGLKLHVAQINATGEKVVVFLHGFPEIWYTWRHQMIAAANAGYRAIAIDFRGYGLSEQPPEPEKATFKDLVDDVLGLLDSLGIDKAFIVGKDFGAMPAYLVAAVHPERVTGVITLGVPFILPGTSAVQNHLLPEGFYITRWQEPGRAEADFGRFDVKTVIRNIYLLFSGSEVPVAAEGQEIMDLYDPSTPLPPWFSEEDLSVYASLYEKSGFRFALRVPYRSLTVDCGITDPKVKAPSLLIMGEKDYVLKFPGMEDYIRSGAVKQIVPDLEIKFMPEGSHFVHEQLPKQVNELIITFLDKHI; encoded by the exons atggaaaagaTCCAGCACAGCCAGGTACAAGTAAGAGGATTAAAGCTTCATGTAGCCCAGATTAATGCTACCG GGGAAAAGGTAGTGGTGTTCTTGCATGGGTTCCCAGAAATATGGTATACATGGAGGCACCAGATGATTGCCGCTGCAAATGCTGGGTACCGAGCAATAGCCATAGATTTCAGGGGCTATGGACTGTCTGAGCAGCCTCCTGAGCCGGAGAAAGCCACTTTCAAAGACCTTgttgatgatgttcttggcctCCTTGATTCTTTGGGAATCGATAAG GCTTTTATTGTTGGGAAGGACTTCGGAGCTATGCCGGCATACCTAGTGGCAGCTGTCCACCCAGAAAGGGTGACAGGCGTCATAACACTTGGTGTTCCTTTCATATTACCTGGTACTTCCGCCGTCCAAAATCATCTCCTTCCTGAAGGCTTCTATATAACGAGGTGGCAG GAGCCAGGGAGGGCAGAAGCGGATTTTGGCCGTTTTGATGTGAAGACAGTGATAAGGAACATCTACCTTCTCTTCTCCGGAAGTGAGGTTCCAGTAGCAGCAGAGGGTCAAGAAATCATGGACTTGTATGACCCATCTACTCCTCTGCCACCATGGTTCTCCGAGGAAGATCTCTCAGTCTATGCATCCTTATATGAGAAATCTGGATTCCGTTTTGCATTGCGGGTTCCTTACAG GAGTTTAACAGTGGACTGCGGCATAACTGACCCAAAAGTCAAAGCTCCATCACTGCTAATTATGGGTGAGAAGGACtatgttttgaaatttccaGGAATGGAGGATTATATAAGGAGTGGAGCCGTTAAACAGATTGTACCTGATTTAGAAATCAAATTCATGCCAGAAGGGAGCCATTTTGTCCATGAACAGCTTCCAAAGCAGGTGAATGAGCTCATCATCACCTTCCTCGACAAACATATATAG
- the LOC109013323 gene encoding bifunctional epoxide hydrolase 2-like isoform X2 translates to MEKIQHSHVEVRGLKLHVAQINVTGEKAVMFLHGFPEIWYTWRHQMIAAANAGYRAISIDFRGYGLSEQPAEPENATFKDLVDDVISLLDSLGINKAFIVGKDFGAMPTYLLAAIHPQRVTGIITLGVPFMVPGTSEFKNHLLPEGFYVSRWQEPGRAEADFGRFDVKTVIRNIYTLFSGSEVPVAAKDQEIMDLYDPSTPLPPWFSEEDLSVYASLYEKSGFRFALQVPYRCLSYGYGITDPKIKAPSLLIMGEKDYVWKFPGIEDCVRGGAMKQHVPDLEITFVTEGNHFVHEQLPQQVNHLIITFLDKHSA, encoded by the exons atggaaaagaTCCAGCACAGCCATGTAGAAGTAAGAGGACTCAAGCTTCATGTAGCCCAGATTAATGTCACCG GTGAAAAGGCGGTGATGTTCTTGCATGGGTTCCCTGAAATATGGTATACGTGGAGGCACCAGATGATTGCTGCTGCAAACGCTGGTTACCGAGCAATATCCATAGATTTCAGGGGCTATGGACTGTCTGAACAGCCAGCTGAGCCAGAAAATGCTACTTTCAAAGACCTTGTTGATGATGTTATTAGCCTTCTTGACTCTCTGGGAATCAATAAG GCTTTTATTGTTGGGAAGGACTTCGGAGCGATGCCGACATACCTATTAGCAGCTATCCACCCACAAAGGGTGACAGGCATTATAACACTAGGTGTTCCTTTCATGGTGCCTGGTACTTCTGAATTCAAGAATCATCTCCTTCCTGAAGGCTTCTATGTATCGAGGTGGCAA GAGCCAGGGAGGGCAGAAGCGGACTTTGGCCGGTTTGATGTGAAGACAGTGATAAGGAACATTTACACTCTCTTCTCGGGAAGTGAGGTACCTGTAGCAGCCAAGGATCAAGAAATCATGGACTTGTATGACCCATCTACACCTCTGCCACCATGGTTCTCCGAGGAAGATCTCTCAGTCTATGCATCCTTATATGAGAAATCTGGATTTCGATTTGCATTGCAGGTTCCATACAG ATGCTTGAGCTATGGCTATGGTATAACTGACCCAAAAATCAAAGCTCCATCGCTGCTAATTATGGGTGAGAAGGATTATGTCTGGAAATTTCCAGGGATAGAGGACTGTGTAAGGGGTGGGGCCATGAAGCAGCATGTACCTGATTTAGAAATCACATTCGTAACTGAAGGGAACCATTTTGTTCATGAACAACTTCCACAGCAGGTGAATCACCTC
- the LOC109013323 gene encoding epoxide hydrolase B-like isoform X1: MEKIQHSHVEVRGLKLHVAQINVTGEKAVMFLHGFPEIWYTWRHQMIAAANAGYRAISIDFRGYGLSEQPAEPENATFKDLVDDVISLLDSLGINKAFIVGKDFGAMPTYLLAAIHPQRVTGIITLGVPFMVPGTSEFKNHLLPEGFYVSRWQVYEPGRAEADFGRFDVKTVIRNIYTLFSGSEVPVAAKDQEIMDLYDPSTPLPPWFSEEDLSVYASLYEKSGFRFALQVPYRCLSYGYGITDPKIKAPSLLIMGEKDYVWKFPGIEDCVRGGAMKQHVPDLEITFVTEGNHFVHEQLPQQVNHLIITFLDKHSA, from the exons atggaaaagaTCCAGCACAGCCATGTAGAAGTAAGAGGACTCAAGCTTCATGTAGCCCAGATTAATGTCACCG GTGAAAAGGCGGTGATGTTCTTGCATGGGTTCCCTGAAATATGGTATACGTGGAGGCACCAGATGATTGCTGCTGCAAACGCTGGTTACCGAGCAATATCCATAGATTTCAGGGGCTATGGACTGTCTGAACAGCCAGCTGAGCCAGAAAATGCTACTTTCAAAGACCTTGTTGATGATGTTATTAGCCTTCTTGACTCTCTGGGAATCAATAAG GCTTTTATTGTTGGGAAGGACTTCGGAGCGATGCCGACATACCTATTAGCAGCTATCCACCCACAAAGGGTGACAGGCATTATAACACTAGGTGTTCCTTTCATGGTGCCTGGTACTTCTGAATTCAAGAATCATCTCCTTCCTGAAGGCTTCTATGTATCGAGGTGGCAAGTATAT GAGCCAGGGAGGGCAGAAGCGGACTTTGGCCGGTTTGATGTGAAGACAGTGATAAGGAACATTTACACTCTCTTCTCGGGAAGTGAGGTACCTGTAGCAGCCAAGGATCAAGAAATCATGGACTTGTATGACCCATCTACACCTCTGCCACCATGGTTCTCCGAGGAAGATCTCTCAGTCTATGCATCCTTATATGAGAAATCTGGATTTCGATTTGCATTGCAGGTTCCATACAG ATGCTTGAGCTATGGCTATGGTATAACTGACCCAAAAATCAAAGCTCCATCGCTGCTAATTATGGGTGAGAAGGATTATGTCTGGAAATTTCCAGGGATAGAGGACTGTGTAAGGGGTGGGGCCATGAAGCAGCATGTACCTGATTTAGAAATCACATTCGTAACTGAAGGGAACCATTTTGTTCATGAACAACTTCCACAGCAGGTGAATCACCTC